Genomic window (Lutra lutra chromosome 2, mLutLut1.2, whole genome shotgun sequence):
GATTCTCTGAAAATAGAGTTCAGGAAAGGCATGAAACCAGTAAGCCAACTGTGATATGTAGAAAAACTTCATTTGGAAGGTCATCATATTATGGGGATGAGCCCTCCATAAGAGAGTTGGGTCTGACAGACAGTTTTCAGAAATTAGAATGAATGTGCCCCAAATACAAGAAACCAGGTAGAATACACTAAACTGGCCAGATTCGTTAAACTTGCTTTGTTTCGCTTTGGGGAACTGCATTCGCCTGTTAATTTTATCCAACACATACTCCTGAATTGTGGCGTGAATGATGATTGCCACTAGCATGTAGAAGAAAACCGTGGCCAAATCTTTGATGCCATAATAGTAAAGGAACTTTGATTCTGTGGCTCGCTCTTCTGCTGCAGGAAAGGTAACACTGTGCTGAAGAGTAATAAAAACGATAGATGCTTCGGCCGTTCCCTCGAACATAAGCCCCAGCACGAAGAACATCCCCACACAGGCGACGAGGTCCGCATGATTCTGCAGGATGAATTCGTGGCTCAGGACTGGGGGGTTCTTGGTGCTCTTCTTACGAAACGCCATGGCAGCGCTTCCCAGATACTCACCGACGAGCCGCAGCTGCCTCCCCCTGGCTGCTCCTCACAGCGCCGCCGCTGCCGCAGCTCCAGCTCCGGGGGCTTCGCTTCCCATCCCGGAGCCAGTCCCGGGTCGCTGCGGCCGccgagaaaaaaataaatcaaaggcaAGGGCCGAGCAGGACTGAGCATGCGCGCCAGGGGGACGGcggaggcagggaaggaaatcGAGTGCCGCGCCCCTGCCCGGCGCCAGGCCCGGGGTTGCGAGCGTGGATCTTGCGCGTTGATCCTCGCCTCTTGAAATCCGCTGGCCCCGCCGGGATGCTCCCGAATTCTTTTTCAGTGGCATCTTCTTCAGTAATCATGACAAAGCAGGCTAGAACTCTGGTTGTTCTTCATCAGAATGATTATAGAAACAGCATCATCCCCATAATGATGTTAGAAGCAAACTCTGAGGGTGCTTAGCGTTTACAGGTGCTGTTCCGAGCACTTTGCTCAGATTTATAAATGCATCTTTTCTGGAAAACCCAATGAGGTAGATACTGGGtgataatatctttttttttttcttctaatttttactttttttttttttttttttttttttttttttttgcagatgagaaactgaggtacCAAGAGGTTAAGTAAGAtatgcccaagatcacacagctagtaaatgtcAAAACCAAGATTTGAATCCAGTCTGGATTCAGCGCATGTGCTCTTCACTTTTGTACTGTATCGCCTCTTACTGTAAATCCTTCACACGTGGAAATAGTTCactacagcaacaacaaaacactgtaaaaaaaagattagttgcCGTGTTAGCAATAACAATAACGGTGGCattaattgtatttattatatttttaaagggtgaGTGGTGGTTAGATGGGGAGAACTATTTATCAGTTCATAGGAAGGTATTTTGGCTATAAAGCCCAAAATTGATTTTCCTTACTCTAGCAGATAAGAACCTCGTGTTTCATTTTATGATGGTTGCATATAAATTTGCTAAAATACACATATtgaaaaacagctttttttttatataaatgttgtacttttttttttttaagattttatttatttatttgtcatagagagagaagcgagagtgagcacaggcagacagagtggcaggcagaggcagagggagaagcaggctcgctgccaagcaaggagcccgatgtgggactcgatcccaggacgctgggatcatgacctgagccgaaggcagctgcttaaccaactgagccacccaggcgtcccgaaaaacAGCTTTTTTTGTAAATGCTAATGCCTTGCTCTATTCGAATTTCATGTCAgtctttaaatttctctttggaTCTGGagcaaatttcttatttcttctgggTCTCATGAGATCATAATCATTACTGATAGTTAAAGTTTGAAGTTTGGaatatacatttcaaaacaaaagtgCTACATGGTTTAAATAACAAAGCACACATTAAATTTAGAGTGGCCAATTGCCTTTTATAACTGTTACTCTGCATGTTGTGCACTAACAAAAGATGCAGTCCAATTGGTGTAATTACTTTTAAGATATTGAACAAAATACTCTGATCAATGTGTGCCTGCAATTCC
Coding sequences:
- the TRAM1L1 gene encoding translocating chain-associated membrane protein 1-like 1 produces the protein MAFRKKSTKNPPVLSHEFILQNHADLVACVGMFFVLGLMFEGTAEASIVFITLQHSVTFPAAEERATESKFLYYYGIKDLATVFFYMLVAIIIHATIQEYVLDKINRRMQFPKAKQSKFNESGQFSVFYLVSCIWGTFILISENCLSDPTLLWRAHPHNMMTFQMKFFYISQLAYWFHAFPELYFQRIKKQDIPRQLVYIGLHLFHIAGAYLLYLNHLGLVLLMMHYFVELLSHICDLFYFSDEKYQKEFSLWAIVFILGRLVTLIVSVVTVGFHLAEGQNRNPDAIGGNVNVLAAKIAVLSSSCTIQAYITWNLFNVQLQRWMEEDTTLQAPVVKKKRTKGRSSRKGTENGVATSNRVDSPHKRKEKSS